The Papaver somniferum cultivar HN1 chromosome 3, ASM357369v1, whole genome shotgun sequence genome includes a region encoding these proteins:
- the LOC113360787 gene encoding probable ubiquitin conjugation factor E4, with amino-acid sequence MATGNPKRSPEVIEDILIQRIFLVTLTSTDNNQVMYLEKMSAEKLREGKSLLLNRDMMEEALVGKLSGQFSGESLFQYLTGCYGRAFEEGKKISNMKDVDLQPSLQNCVIKPAKKLLARYCQIDLCNPDMFPHSEKISAGSALLPIIFNAVSENNTACGNEFLNGFFTETDDYEIMAPIFKNLYDSLNHEISKVNDSPLGNFVQPLKALRMLVGFPNGGKALVNHPLWLPKGEDVNGRVIEKESILGSFFHISALLDLTSTADDINLLLCPMTLPMNALYDGLLEVLLYLLKSNEDVRECVMGYIGNVIEKNSSRAHMHVDMATSASSGMFFNLSAVMLRLCMPFLKEITKRDKIDAKYVSNSTRLDFRALTALHASPEESGAWADENKLKSGNSQYSFICECFFMTARVLNLGLLKLISQYRDLEKQVSDSINELSLMKEQPPSKYFKEEIARLSKLIELQSKINSGYESHLLEDCNIQRALSFYRLMIVWLADSVGGFKMPLPSGCPMEFGCMPEQFVDDAMELLIFVSEIIPEKLDPGLLNDFINFIIMFIGSPNYIRNPYLRVKMLKVLNCWTIKRNDSDTAVSPFEGHQLALGQYLVGSVLKLYVDIEFTGSDTQFLGRFFIRDEIAKFLKYLWEEPSHLDAWTKFAKEEEKGVYLNFLNFLINDSIYLQDEGFNKIRKLKEMENRRKMEKEREDRIDESLSEVEDESYSEVEEELHSEVEEESYSDVEHDIRDYIALALDDINMLAFTSEQITAPFLLPQMVERIANMLNYFLVQLVGPKRNSLNIENAEKYRFKPRTLLRKIISIYVHIARDDKENTLAAAICKDARSYSDKLFTEVAKVRGLGEDGNWMELQEFANLGAKVRLVASEAMHAEAALGEIPDEFLDPIQCTLMTDPVTLPSSNVTVERSVIERHLLSDTKDPFNRSHLTQDMLIPDVQLKSRIDEFVRSRIQHTS; translated from the coding sequence ATGGCTACCGGAAATCCGAAGCGATCCCCGGAGGTGATAGAAGATATTCTAATCCAAAGAATCTTCTTAGTCACGTTAACGAGTACGGATAATAATCAAGTGATGTATTTAGAGAAAATGTCGGCTGAAAAGCTCCGCGAAGGCAAGTCACTTCTTTTGAATCGTGATATGATGGAAGAAGCTCTTGTTGGCAAACTTTCAGGTCAGTTTAGTGGTGAATCGCTGTTTCAATACCTTACAGGTTGCTATGGTCGTGCTTTTGAAGAAGGTAAGAAGATTAGTAATATGAAGGATGTTGATCTGCAGCCTTCTTTACAGAATTGTGTTATAAAACCAGCTAAGAAATTACTTGCTCGTTACTGCCAGATTGACTTGTGTAACCCAGATATGTTTCCGCACAGTGAAAAAATATCAGCAGGTTCAGCCTTATTGCCCATAATCTTTAATGCAGTTTCAGAAAATAATACGGCATGTGGAAACGagtttttgaatgggttttttACAGAAACTGATGATTATGAGATTATGGCTCCAATTTTTAAGAATTTGTATGATAGTCTGAATCATGAGATCAGTAAAGTTAATGATTCGCCACTTGGAAATTTTGTTCAACCGTTGAAGGCTTTAAGGATGTTAGTGGGTTTTCCCAATGGTGGAAAAGCATTGGTAAATCACCCATTGTGGTTACCCAAAGGTGAAGATGTTAATGGGCGCGTAATTGAGAAAGAGAGTATACTGGGTTCTTTTTTCCATATTAGTGCTCTACTTGACTTGACTTCGACCGCTGATGATATTAATCTTCTCCTTTGTCCTATGACATTACCCATGAATGCTTTATATGACGGACTCTTGGAGGTTCTTTTGTACTTGCTGAAAAGTAATGAAGATGTACGAGAGTGTGTTATGGGGTATATCGGGAATGTCATTGAGAAGAACTCTTCTAGGGCGCATATGCACGTAGATATGGCTACTTCTGCAAGTTCAGGTATGTTTTTTAATCTCAGTGCAGTGATGCTCCGGCTTTGCATGCCGtttttaaaagaaataacaaagagggACAAGATAGATGCGAAATATGTGTCTAATAGTACTCGTCTGGACTTCAGAGCATTAACTGCTCTTCATGCATCACCAGAAGAAAGTGGGGCGTGGGCTGATGAAAATAAATTGAAGTCTGGGAATAGTCAGTATAGTTTTATATGCGAGTGTTTTTTTATGACTGCTAGGGTCCTTAACCTGGGTTTACTTAAACTCATATCTCAGTACAGAGATCTTGAAAAACAAGTGTCGGATAGTATAAATGAACTTTCGTTAATGAAAGAGCAGCCTCCTTCAAAATATTTCAAAGAGGAGATAGCACGTCTCAGTAAATTAATTGAATTGCAATCTAAAATAAACTCGGGTTATGAATCTCATTTGTTGGAGGATTGTAATATTCAGCGTGCATTGTCTTTCTACCGGTTGATGATCGTCTGGTTGGCAGATTCTGTTGGCGGGTTTAAAATGCCTTTGCCATCAGGTTGCCCTATGGAGTTTGGTTGTATGCCTGAGCAGTTTGTTGATGATGCAATGGAGTTGCTTATATTTGTCTCTGAGATTATACCTGAGAAATTGGATCCCGGCTTGCTAAACGATTTTATCAACTTCATTATTATGTTCATCGGAAGTCCGAATTATATCAGAAATCCTTATCTCAGAGTCAAGATGCTTAAAGTCTTGAACTGTTGGACGATCAAGAGAAATGATTCAGATACAGCAGTTTCCCCTTTTGAAGGCCACCAATTAGCTCTTGGTCAGTATCTGGTTGGATCTGTTTTGAAGTTATATGTCGACATTGAGTTTACTGGTTCAGATACTCAATTTTTAGGGAGATTCTTCATACGTGATGAAATCGCAAAATTTCTCAAGTACTTGTGGGAAGAACCAAGCCATCTGGATGCATGGACGAAATTCGCCAAAGAAGAGGAGAAGGGTGTTTATTTGAACTTCTTAAATTTCCTAATAAACGATAGCATATATCTTCAGGATGAAGGGTTTAACAAAATTCGTAAACTTAAAGAAATGGAAAATCGGAGGAAAATGGAAAAAGAGAGGGAAGACAGAATTGATGAGTCCCTTTCTGAGGTGGAAGATGAGTCGTATTCCGAGGTGGAAGAAGAGTTGCATTCTGAGGTGGAAGAAGAGTCCTATTCTGATGTGGAACACGACATCAGGGACTACATAGCATTAGCGTTGGATGATATCAACATGCTAGCATTCACTTCTGAGCAGATTACTGCTCCCTTTCTTCTTCCCCAGATGGTTGAGAGAATAGCTAATATGCTGAATTATTTCTTGGTGCAACTAGTCGGCCCGAAACGGAATTCTCTTAACATTGAGAATGCTGAAAAATACAGATTCAAACCGAGGACATTACTAAGGAAGATTATCAGCATTTACGTTCATATAGCGAGGGATGATAAGGAAAATACTCTTGCTGCTGCAATTTGTAAAGATGCTCGATCGTATAGTGATAAATTATTTACTGAGGTAGCAAAAGTACGTGGATTAGGTGAAGATGGaaattggatggaactgcaagaGTTTGCTAACCTTGGTGCCAAAGTCAGACTTGTAGCTT